Below is a window of Sulfurimonas sp. DNA.
TAAACCATATGCTTAGAGATTTTAAAACACTTAGAACAGGTAAAATTACTACCTCTGTTTTGGATAATGTAAAAGTTGACTACTATGGAACAATGACTGCACTTGATCAAGTCGGCTCTATCTTAGTGGCAGACGCAACTACTATAATTATAAATCCATGGGAAAAAAATCTTCTTAATGCAATTGACAGCGCTATCTCAAAAGCAAATGTCGGGGCAAATCCAAATAATGACGGCGTTCAAATCAAACTGTTTTTCCCTGCAATGACCGTTGAACAGAGACAAGAATCTGCAAAACAGATGAGGGGTATGGGTGAGACCGCAAAAGTTGCGATAAGAAATGATAGAAAACATGCTAACGATAAAATCAAAAAACTTGAAAAAGACAAAGCAATAACTGCCGATGAGTCAAAATCCGCTCAAGACAATATACAAAAAATAACCGATAAATTTATTGCCGAAGTTGAGAGTATACTAAAAACAAAAGAAGCGGAAATACTAAAAGTATAATATAAGGAACTCTCTATGGATGTTAAGAAAATATATATGGACTCAAATGCTCTTTTAGAGGGGCATTTTAAACTAAGCAGCGGAAACCATTCACAATATTATCTACAATCTGCAAAAGTTTTAGAAGATCCAAAAACAGCAAAGCTTCTTGCCGACGCACTGGCTCTTCAAATAAAAGAGAGCGGTATAGAGATAGATACGGTTTGCGCTCCGGCTCTTGGCGGGCTAATTGCCGGTTTTGCACTGGCTCAAGCACTTGATGTCCGCTCCATCTTTGCCGAGAGAGTAAACGGGGAAATGAGTATCCGCCGCGGTTTTGAAGTAAAAGAGGGCGAAAGAGTTTTAATGTGCGAAGATATCATCACAACCGGCGGCTCTGCTATGGAAGCTGCTCAAGTGGTAAAGAGTCTCGGCGGAAAGATTGTAGGTGTTGCCGCTTTGGCAAATCGCGGTTTTTGTAAACGCGAAAACAGCACGGTAACTACAAAACCCAATTGTAAACTTCCTCAAGATATACCATTTTTTGCGTTAGAGGATTTTACATTTGAGATGTATGCACCCGAAGCGTGTCCGATGTGCAAAGAGGGAAGCGAGGCTATAAAACCCGGCTCCAGAGGCAACTAAAATTAAGCGCTATCTGTGAAACCGATTGCACTTTTTTTAGCACTTCTCTTTTTTTGGCAAAATCTAGGCGCATCAGCCGATGTGCCTGATGAGAGCGAACTAAAAAAGATGATTGGCAGGATGCTAATCGTCGGATTTGACGGCGAGAGTGTGGATGAAAATAGCAAAATAGTTTCCCAGATACAAAAATATGAACTCGGCGGCGTAATACTTTTTGACCGCCACTTTCAGGACAGAAGCAAAACAAAAAATATCAGCTCACCGCAACAATTAAGCACTCTTACTTCATCGCTAAAATCTTTTGCAAAAAAACCGCTTATCGTCTCTGTTGATCAAGAGGGCGGAAAAGTCGCAAGACTCAAACCTGCATACGGATTTGACGCAACGCCATCAGCTAAAGTCGTCTCGGAGATGGATGAATATATGACAAAGCATGTATACAACTCTCTAGCAAAAATACTCAAAAACAGCGGAATAAATTGTGATTTTGCACCTGTCGTTGATTTGGCGGTAAATCCTCAAAACAAAGTTATTGTCGGACTAAATCGCTCTTACGGAACCGACTCCAAAGAGGTTGCAAAATATGCAAAGATATTTATAAACTCCCTCAAAAATGAAAATATCATTAGCGTGGCAAAGCATTTTCCCGGACACGGTTCATCGCTCGGTGATTCGCATGAAGGTTTTGTGGATGTCAGTAAAACTTGGAGTGAAGTAGAACTTGAACCGTATAAGGAACTAATCAACTCCGGCATAGTTTCGATGATAATGACCGCCCATGTTTTTAATTCGCAGTTAGATGAAAAGTATCCCTCAACGCTCTCATACAATGTAAACACAAAACTGCTTCGGGATAAACTAAATTTTAAGGGCGTGGTTGTAAGCGATGATTTACAGATGGGAGCGATTTTGAAGCACTACTCGCTAAAAGAGATTGTTGCATTATCCATAAACAGCGGGGTTGATATGCTGCTCTTTGGCAATCAGCTTGCAACTCAAGACATTGATGAGCTTGTAGAGATTATTTTTGCAGGGGTCAAAAACGGCGAAATTAGCTATGAGAGAATCTTGGAGTCAAACAAAAGAGTAGAACTCTTGCATAAAAGTTTCTAATGCAGAGTGCTTTTTCGACTCTTGACTGGCTTGTGTTTGGTCTCTATTTTTTAGTTCTAACTGTTACCTCGGTGATACTCAGCCGCACGAAAATAGAATCATCACGCGATTTTTTCATCACTAAGCACCATATGTCAACATTTGCAGTTGCTATATCCGTGATTGCTACTTCTCAATCCGCCGCTACATTTTTAGGCGCTCCGGAGTACTCATATACTCATAACTTTACTTTTATAGGCTTTTACTTCTCGGGAGTACTCGGGGCTTTTTTTGTAGCTTTTGTGCTTGTTCCGAAATTTTACGAGATGAAAGCCGTCACGGTTTATGAGCTTTTAGAACAAAGATATGGGGAGAGCGCAAAAAAACAAGCGGGAGTAATGTTTTTGCTCGGGAGAATATTGGCAAGCGGTGCAAGGCTCTACATCGGTGCGCTTGCAATCTCTATGATTTTATTTAACGATATAGTATTTGTGCATGTAGCTATATCTATTTTCGTTTTGATGGCAGGTTCGGTTGCCTACTCATATTTCGGCGGTATCCGCTCCATCATCCTAAGCGACATAATCCAAGCAGTTACTTACATTACTGCGGCACTCTCCGTACTTATTTTTCTCTACTACTCGCTTGAAGATGTAGAGATTATAAAAACACTCCAAGAGCATAATAAACTAGTTTTTATAGACACCTCATTTAGCGGAGAGTTTAGTCTTATCGGGCTTCTTGGCGGATGGCTTTTGCTAAATATCGCGGCTTACGGGCTTGACCAAGACCTGACTCAAAGAGTTCTCTGCTGTAAAAACAAAAGCGAAGCGACAAAGTCGCTCTTTATCTCAACGCTTCTAACGGTTCCTATCGTTATGATTTTTTTAACAATCGGTGCGCTTCTTTATGTTTTTTACCTTCAAAGCAGTGTCGTGCAAAACTTTCATGGCGAAAAAATAACCATTTTTATGTACTACATCTTAAATGAGATGCCGGACGGCTTAAGAGGTTTGGTTACAGTCGGAGCAGTTGCAACGGCACTCTCAAGCACAACCTCTGTTTTAGGCGCTATGGCATCGGTTGCGGTTGAGGATTTATACAGACCGTGGAAGATGAAAAGAGAAAAAACAGATGAAAAACATTTTATAAAAGCATCAAGATTTGCAGTGCTTTTTTTCGCACTTGCTCTCTCTTTAATGGCGATAGGAAGTTACTTTTGGCAACGATACAGCAATCTCTCGCTTATTAGTTTTGCACTGGGCGTAATGGCATTTACATACACGGGTCTTCTAGGCGTATATTTTTCGGCTATTTTTACTACTCGAGGAAACAAAACAACTGTTTTTTGGGCATTTATCTGCGGATTTATAACAGTTTTAGCACTTCAACCATATACTTTCGGAGTAAATTTAGGTTTTTCATGGCAGATAGTTATAGGTACTGCCGTGGCATTTTTAATTACTCAAACCGGAGCGAAGAATGGATGAATTTTACATAGGTGTGATGTCGGGGACAAGCCTTGACGGTATTGATATAGCTTTTTGCGAAATCAAACCGCACAGTTTTGAACTGCTTTACTCTGCTGCATACCCTTTTGACAAAGAGTTAAAAGTTGATATCCTAAGCGCTATAAATACTCCGACGACTCTAAAGAGCATAGGCGAACTAGACACCCGTCTGGGCAAAATGTACGCCGATGCGATAGAGAATTTTATATATGAGAAAAAGATAGATAAACACAAGATAAGCGCTATCGGTCTGCACGGTCAAACACTTTGGCACGAACCAAACAGCGAGTACCCTTTTTCTATGCAATTAGGCAATCCCAGTGTCGTAACGGCTCAAACAGGCGTTAGAGTCGTTACTGATTTTAGACAAAAAGATATAGCGCTCGGCGGTCAAGGTGCTCCTTTTGCACCTGCTTTTCATAACTACCTATTTTCAAAACTTAACGGCAATGTTGCAGTGCTAAATATCGGCGGGATGGCAAATCTAACTATTCTCGGCGATGAACTCATAGGCTACGACACGGGCTGCGGGAATGTTCTTATAGACTACTGGATTTCACAAAACAACAGCGTAACTTATGATGAAGACGGAAAATGGGCTAAATCGGGAGTTGTAAATACAGATTTGCTTAAACTTATGCTAAAAGAGCCTTACTTTTCAAAAGAAGCTCCAAAGAGTACGGGCAGGGAGCTTTTTAACGGAAAATGGCTTAAAAGACAGCTTGAGCTTTTCTCGCTAAAAAGAGGAGGAAATTCTCATATAAAAAACAGGGATGTTCAAGCGACGCTTTTGGAATTAACGGTACATAGTATCGCAAATGAAGTTAAAAAAACTTCAACCGATTTGCTGATTGTATGCGGCGGCGGCGTTAAGAACTCTTACCTTATGGAGCGGCTGAAAAACGAACTAAGCGGTATAGAGGTTGTTTCAAGCGATGAGTGCGGGGTAAGCAGTGAGTTTATGGAGGCTATGGCTTTTGCGTGGCTTGCTTATGAGAGAGTGCACAAAAGATGTGTTAAACTATCCTCCGTTACGGGAGCGTCAAAAGATTCTATTTTAGGTGCTATATATGAGTAAAATAAAAGAGTGGATACAAACAACTTCTTACAAAAATTATACGATTGAGACTGCACTCGCAGATGCAAGTTTTAGAAAATATTACAGACTCAGAGACGGAGACAAAACAGCCCTTTTGATGGACTCTTCTTTGGAGCCAGACTCTTTAAAATCGTTTTTGGATGTAACGGCAAGACTAAAAAATGCGGATGTTAGCGTCCCTAAAATTTTTGAACAAAATATAGAAAACGGGTACATAATTTTAGAAGATTTCGGAACTACACACTATTTGGATCTCTTAAGTGAAAATAACTTCAAAGCGTTTTACACAAAAGCCATCAATTCGATTTTAAAAATGCAAAAAGCAGATGCATCTGCTCTGCCTCTCTATGATAAAGAGTTTTTACATAAAGAGATGCAATTGATGCAGGATTGGTATATAGAGAAGCTTCTTCGCGCAAAGCTAAACGAATCGCAAAAAGAGCTTATCGCAACTACGCTTGAGGCTATTTCTGCCATAGTTCTTGAACAGCCTCAAGGCGTTTTTGTACATCGTGATTTTCACTCAAGAAACATAATGCTAAAAAGCGATAACAAAATCGGTATAATCGACTTTCAAGACGCAATGAGCGGTGCTATAACTTACGACTTGGTCTCTTTGCTCAAAGATTGCTATGTCGCGTACGATAGAAAAGAGATAAAAAAGCTGGCATTGGAGTTTCGCGATAAAAAAGGGTTAAAAGTAAATGATGAAACATTTGTAAAATGGTTTGATTTTATGGGGCTTCAGCGACATATAAAAGTGCTGGGTATATTCTCCCGTCTATATCTTCGCGACGGCAAAAGCGGCTATCTAAAAGATATCCCGCTGACGCTAAAATATGTTATAGATGCGGCAAACAGATATGCTGAGACTAAAGAGTTGGCAAGTTTATTGAGCAGTCTAAAATGAAAGCAATGATACTCGCTGCCGGACGGGGCGAGAGAATGCGTCCGCTAACAGATAAAATACCAAAACCGCTGCTTGAGGTACACAAAAAACCGCTTATAGTTTGGCATATAGAAAAGCTGGCATCTCTTGGTTTTAGTGAAATAGTTATAAATATCGATCATCTTGGGGATATGATACAAAAAGCATTAGGCGACGGCAGAGAGCGGGGAGTAAACTTAATCTACTCGGATGAGCAAAAAAGCGGAGCATTAGAGAGTGCCGGCGGAATCATCAAAGCGCTTAGGCTGCTTGGAGACGAAAATTTTTTAGTAGTAAACGGCGATATTTGGTGCGACTATGAGTTTGAAAATAACTTTGATTTAAAAGATGATTTGGCACATCTGATTTTAGTTCCAAATCCGCAACACAACCCGCAAGGAGATTTTGCTCTGCATAACGGCAGAGTTATGAACGATGCGGAACAAAAATTTACATTCTCGGGCATAGGATACTATAGCGTAAGATTTTTTGATAATTTAGAGTGCAAAAAAACTCCGCTCGCACCGCTGTTAAGAGAAGCAGTAAAAAACGACAAAGTCGGAGGTTCTTTATATAAGGGAAGATGGTATGATATAGGCACACCGCAAAGGCTTGCCGAAGCAAACGCTATTTTTGTATAAACTGACCGCACCCTTTTGTCTCAGTGCCTTTAAATGTTTTATAATCTTTGTTACCGTCTAAATATGATTGGAAACGAGCGCACTCTTTGCTTTTTAGGCATATTTTGTTATCGCAAGCTTTATCTACTTCCATATAGACTCCTTTGTTTAATTTTTTGAAATTATAACAAACATATCTATCAATTAATATGCATTTGATTTTAAAATGTTATACTAAAAATATAAAAATAGCAGGATGAGTTGGTAATGATTAAAATATTTTTTGTGCTTCTTTCAAGCACTCTGCTTTTTGCAAAACATAACAGCTGTGAATTTCAAAACCAAAATTATACGGAAATTTGTAACAGAACAGTAGAAAACGGTGTTTCGTACGAATATGCAAATAAATTCTTGCTTTCCAATTTAAAAACACAAAAATTTGACGAGATAAGCTATGAATACCTGCAACCAAAATATATACAGGTTCATAAAAAAAATGAGAAAAAAGCGAACAATGTACTGGTTAAATATATACCCGAGATGGTAGAACATCTAAAAAAATACAGTGAAGTTTATGATTATGCCGAGGAAAAATACGGCGTAAACCGTGAGATAGTAGCTGCGATTTTGCTAAAAGAGACAAGACTGGGAAGAATTGTGCCAAAACACGATGCGTTTATTGTTTTTAACACTTTGGTCGTGCGAACAAAACCAAACACGCAAAGAGAAAAGTGGCTCTTAAATATGGGCAAAACCAATATGGTATCCGTCATCACGCATTGTTACAAAAAAGGGGTAGAACCGGATGAGTGCAATCTGCCTAGCTCATATGCCGGAGCCGTAGGAATACCTCAGTTTATGCCGGAGAGTTTTATATATAGTGAGGGTTACAAAACAGAAATTGCAGATTTGACGAAGATGGAGGATGCCATCTTGTCTGCAAGTAAATTTTTACATAAAAAAGCCGAATTTACGGAGCTTCTTGACTGGAATAAAATACCCGACATCGTAGATATCGAATCAAAATGGTATGACTATGAGTTTGAAAACGAAGATGCATCGCTAGTTCACGCAAAAAACAAAAACGGCGATAAAGAGTTTAAATGCTTCACATGCGATAAAGAGGAGCTTAATTACTTAAGAGAGTACACAAAAAAAGTCTTGCGTTACAACAACTCCTCAAACTATGCAATCGGAGTTATGCGCTTGGCTTATGAGGCGCAAAAAGGGCTTAAACAAGAGTAATAACGGCTTTGTCTCCTTTATTATTTTTGCTTTTTCAATCTCTTTTTTTTGTGTTTCATAATTTTACTTGTCTTCCCATTTAAATATGTCAAGAATCACTATCATATCATTATCAATCAAGTAAGGTATTGTATAGCCTTTAAAGATTAAATCCCTAGTATAGGTATCATCGTAATGTACTGATTGTCTGCATTTAAAAGGCATATTTGTTAAATCTGTTATTTTATTATCTAACTCTCTTTTAAATCTTTTGGCGTTAACAGGATTATTAATTGCAATGAACTTCAGTATTGAAAAAAGCTTACTATTAAAAGAGGGATTTTTATTTATTATCATTGAGTTAAAGGCTATTTAACCAATTGTCAATCTCATCCATGCCTTGGCTATATGGTACTATTTTCATCTTACCGCTTCTGTACTCTTCTACAGCTTGGGTGACTCTTTCTCTAGCTTCACTTTTAGAAATAGCGGGATAGCCGTCATCTAGTACATCCTCCACGATATTAACTTGAGTGTGATTTTGATTTAAAAACGACAGCAATTGACTATAAAACCCATCATCTACATTTAATCTTAAAAAATGCATTTTTTAAATCCTTTATTTTAATTTCGTAATTATAGCATATGTAAAATATGACAATTAATGCGAGACGCAATGGATAAAAATAAATAATTGAGAGAAAACAAAGAGCCCTGCGGTAGTTATGGGCGGGGTGAAGAAAGATAGGGTTTTAAAAAATAGTAGCCACAAGAGTATGTGACTCTTGCGGCTTTAAAACCTTTTTATCGTCAAATGCATTCGCCGACTCCACACATACCATCCACTTGTATGCATCTTTATTCATAGCACTCATTCTTGAAGTTTTTTCTATCCACGGATTCCATACGACAACGGAGGATGAACCTTGATTTTTTATATGGATAATTCTGTTTTTATCTTTTAAAACTATTTCGCCATCAACTTCTTGGTAAACTCTATCAACCTCTTGGTTAAACGATATATCACCGTTTTGTACTTCGTTTTTCCATGTCAGCGCATCCAAATACGGCTTTTTATCTAACCCTTTTACAGTTGTTTCGCAAATATCTGAAACACTAAAATAAGTATGAAGCGCTTGTGAGATTTCAAAAGATTTGTCATCTAAGTTTGTAGTTTTAAGCTCCATCGTCAATCTATCCGAAATGGTAATTTTTAGCTCCAAAAGAAACTTATGGTGCCACATCTGAAGCGTTTTTTCATCGTGAGAGAGTCTAAAAGTAAGAGCTGTTGTTTTTTCGTCTACCTCATCACTGAGCACAAACTCCCACATAGAAATTCTTGCAAAGCCGTGTTGAGGCAGACTTTTATCTTCATTAAACCCAAACCACGGCCAACATACGGGAACACCGCCGCGGATTGCCTTGCCATACTCAAAATCACTTACTTCGCTTAGCCATAAAATCGGTTCTTCATTCACTCGTTTGTAGTGAAAAATATGTGCGCCTTGTAAAGCAACCTTTGCCTCTGCAGAACTGTTTTTTACTTCAATATAAGAAAATCCGTTAGCTAATTTTTTATGAGTTATCATCTATTCGTAATGTGTCCACATTCTATAAATTTTTATAATTTTTTCTTCTTCAAAAACTTCATATACCAATCTATGCTGTTTATTTATTCTTCTTGAGATTTTACCTGCTAAATCTGCTTCAAGATACTCATATTTCGGTGGATACTTCAAAGGTTTTTCTTGCACCATATCTAAGAGTTCTTGAACCTTTGGCTTTAGTCCGCTTGAAGATATTTTTTTAGCATCTTTTTTTGCCTGAGGTGAAAATAACAGTTGGTACATTTTACCAATCTAGCTTATCGGCAGTTACATAATTTTCAATCGGTTCATTTGAAGCTGCAACTATGCTCTCTTGCATACCCTTTATACTTCTTAAGTACTCATCATCACTCTGGTATGTTGTTTTATCTAGTATTTCAACTTCATTTTTTGAAAAATGACTCAAAAGCCACAAAAACTTATCATTTATGCTATCTTCAATTTTTAAAGTTACTGTCTGCATAACAAATCCTTAAAATTATTTTTTATTTCAACATTATATCTTTTATAAGTTATCACTGCTTCTCCAAGATGAGATTTTATGTCCTTTGAGAGCGTAAAAAAGTATAAAAGCGTAGCAAACTATACCTATGAGATAGGTTGATTGCATATCGCCGCTTGTTTGAGCGATTTTACCGAAGATTAGCGGGAGGATTGCTCCGCCTGCTATTGCCATAATTAACAGTGCGCTTCCCTTAGCCGTATATCCGCCGAGTCCCTCTAACGCTAAAGGCCAGATAGTAGGCCAGACAAGGGCATTTGCAAAACCCAAAAGTGCGACAAATGTTACAGTATCCGGCAAGGTTCTCACTCCGCTCCAACCCCATAAAATCTCGCTGATTGTACTGCCTTGCGTCGATGAAGCTGCAACGCCGAACAAAAATAGCACTCCAAAGACACTAGAGAGCAGAAGCGCTTTTTCTTGTGAAAGATATTTTGGTATAAAAACAACACCTACAAGATAGCCTAAAACCATAAAAATCATGGTAAAAGAGGTTAGGGCGGTGTAGTTTTCTACACCCAGATATTGCCCGTAAAGCCCGATAGTATCTCCCGCAATTACCTCTATGCCGACATAAAAGAAGAGTGCAACCGCACCCAAAATCACTCGCGGAAACTCAAATATACTCTTTTTTTCTTCTTGGGTCTCTTTGGAAAATTCAAGCTCAGGAAGCGAAGAAAATTTCACAAGTGCTATCAAGCCACTCAAAACTGCCGCCATAATGATATAAGGAGTGATAAGTTTTGAAGCCAGTGCCTCTTTTGCCTCACTTGATAAATCTTCTATTGAACCGATACCCGAGAGTATAAATGCGCTAAAAAGAAGCGGAACGATAACTCCGGCACTTTTGTTTATAAGCCCCATAATACTTATACGCATAGCTGCACTCTTGATATCTCCGATGCAGACTATGTATGGATTTGAAGCTGTTTGCAGTACTGTGAGCCCCGTTCCCAGAGTAAAAAGTGCAATTAAAAAAAGTATAAAACTTGCACTCATCGCGGCCGGTATAAAAAGAAGAGCGGCGGCAACCATAACTGCCAAGCCCAAAGCCATACCGTTTTTATAGCCTGTTTTCTCAAGCAGATAAGCCATCGGCAAAGCCATAACGGTATAAGCGATGTAAAAAGCGAAAGTGACAAAGAGTGCTTGAAACTCGTTAAGATTGCAGATGACTTTTAAAAATGGGATAAGTGAACCGTTTAGCCATGTAACAAACCCGAAAATAAAAAACAGAACTCCTATTATAACCATCGGCATAACGGATGTTTTGCTAGCCATTTTTTAAACTTTTCAGATAGTGTGCAACCGCATCTTCATCGTTTGTATGAGGAAGAACGATTTTTGCCGCTTTTTTTACCCCCTCTTGTGCATTTGCAACCGCAACTGAAGTTCCCGCTAACTCAAACATACCGATATCGTTAAAATTATCTCCAAAAACGGTTAATTTTTTTAAGTCAAAACCGACATATTCGCTCACACTTTTTATACCGTGAGACTTATCCGCATCTTTATGCAAAATCGTCAAAAAATAGCAGCCGACATAAGCTTCGGGAGCTAAAATATATTTCAAACCATCTCCAAAAATTTTCTCTATATGAAGCGCAAGCTCTCGCAACAAAACCTCATCTCCAAAATAAACGATTTTAAAATTATCATTCATTGCACGAAGATTGCTCTGCCGGTTGTGGTGATCGTCATTTTTGTAATTTTTAAGCACCTCTTTTTGATGTACATTTAAAAGCGTAGAGTAGGAAAAAGTTTCTCGCAAAGTGCTATCTGCCAAAGAGAGGATAAAAGGGTAAATCCCAAATTTTGCCCCCTCGTCTATAATAACATCCCCCACTTCTTTGCCTATAAACTTAGTGTCGATTATCTTCTTGTCCATAGTCGCTATTAATGCACCGTCGAGAAGTATCATCGGCGCATTTATATCTATATCTTTTAAAAACTGCATAGTTTTTTTATAAGTTCTAGCCGTTGCGATACTCATAATGGAGTGAGCCGACATCTCATTCCAAGTCCCTCTCGTAAACTCGCTAACCGACAAATCGGTTCTCAAAAATGTATGATCCAAATCCGTAATATATATTTTTTTCATTTTACCGCTACCTTAATTGACATGTCATCATTCTCTCGACAAGCATTCTTCCGATTTCTAGTTTATCATCAATTATCGATGTAATTTTCAAATCCGCCAAATTCTCCTTATCTTCCAATGATGAGATTTTTACTATCAGATTAATATTTTTAGTATGGTTTAAAATCGCTTCGCAAATTGCCCTTTTTTTCTCTATATTGTCAAGCGTTACTATTACCGCCGCCGAACTCTCCGCTTGCAATGCTTCCAAGAGGGAGAGTTTTGACATATCTCCCAAATACGCTTCTTTGCCATCTTTTAAAGCCTCTTGAACATGCTTCGGGTTATTATCTATTATAACATACGGAGCATCTATCTCATCCAAATATTTTGCGGCGAACTTACCAGTAATACTATAACCGCATAAAATTACATGATCCTTTCTCGTAACAAATGCCGAGGTATCCAGCCCTAAGTATTGATAGTTGCTAATGTAACTTACAAATCTATTGATTTTAGAGATAAAAAACGGAGTAACAATCATAGAAAAGATTACGACTAAGATAAAAAGTGATTCAAGTTCTTTTTCAAGAAGACCTCCAACACTTGCTACGGCAAAAATAACAAATGAAAATTCTCCGACTTGCGAGAGGGCAAGAGCCGTCTTAAGTGAGCGGGTATGCGATGAGGTGATACGCATTATTACATATGTTATAGCTGTTTTTGAAATAAAGACAAGGATAAAAGTCGTAATGATTATATCAATATGTTTTATGAAAAAAACAATATCTATCTTCATACCTACGACGATAAAAAATGTTCCAAGCAAA
It encodes the following:
- a CDS encoding HAD-IIB family hydrolase; its protein translation is MKKIYITDLDHTFLRTDLSVSEFTRGTWNEMSAHSIMSIATARTYKKTMQFLKDIDINAPMILLDGALIATMDKKIIDTKFIGKEVGDVIIDEGAKFGIYPFILSLADSTLRETFSYSTLLNVHQKEVLKNYKNDDHHNRQSNLRAMNDNFKIVYFGDEVLLRELALHIEKIFGDGLKYILAPEAYVGCYFLTILHKDADKSHGIKSVSEYVGFDLKKLTVFGDNFNDIGMFELAGTSVAVANAQEGVKKAAKIVLPHTNDEDAVAHYLKSLKNG
- a CDS encoding sugar MFS transporter; protein product: MASKTSVMPMVIIGVLFFIFGFVTWLNGSLIPFLKVICNLNEFQALFVTFAFYIAYTVMALPMAYLLEKTGYKNGMALGLAVMVAAALLFIPAAMSASFILFLIALFTLGTGLTVLQTASNPYIVCIGDIKSAAMRISIMGLINKSAGVIVPLLFSAFILSGIGSIEDLSSEAKEALASKLITPYIIMAAVLSGLIALVKFSSLPELEFSKETQEEKKSIFEFPRVILGAVALFFYVGIEVIAGDTIGLYGQYLGVENYTALTSFTMIFMVLGYLVGVVFIPKYLSQEKALLLSSVFGVLFLFGVAASSTQGSTISEILWGWSGVRTLPDTVTFVALLGFANALVWPTIWPLALEGLGGYTAKGSALLIMAIAGGAILPLIFGKIAQTSGDMQSTYLIGIVCYAFILFYALKGHKISSWRSSDNL
- a CDS encoding D-hexose-6-phosphate mutarotase, coding for MITHKKLANGFSYIEVKNSSAEAKVALQGAHIFHYKRVNEEPILWLSEVSDFEYGKAIRGGVPVCWPWFGFNEDKSLPQHGFARISMWEFVLSDEVDEKTTALTFRLSHDEKTLQMWHHKFLLELKITISDRLTMELKTTNLDDKSFEISQALHTYFSVSDICETTVKGLDKKPYLDALTWKNEVQNGDISFNQEVDRVYQEVDGEIVLKDKNRIIHIKNQGSSSVVVWNPWIEKTSRMSAMNKDAYKWMVCVESANAFDDKKVLKPQESHTLVATIF
- a CDS encoding Txe/YoeB family addiction module toxin; the protein is MYQLLFSPQAKKDAKKISSSGLKPKVQELLDMVQEKPLKYPPKYEYLEADLAGKISRRINKQHRLVYEVFEEEKIIKIYRMWTHYE